Proteins from a single region of Bdellovibrio bacteriovorus HD100:
- a CDS encoding nitroreductase family protein, whose translation MSDNIFSKAPDILYSEPAVECDFGEFTKVIESRRSVRHYTNEPIPDAVVEECLRLGLLAPNSSNLQPWEFYWVKSPDKLQRLKEYCLNQPAARTAPTLIVCVARPDLWQRGQKINQIYFSNRQDTPKSVHAYYNKLVPFVYGNGPLNILAPFKSLAVFFLGMFRVIPRGPFGRSGNLLWATKTTALACENLMLAFRAAGYDSCPMEGFDEVRVKKLLNLPSGAAVTMIISAGKRSEKGIYAERIRGSQDLFIKKV comes from the coding sequence ATGTCCGACAACATTTTCAGCAAAGCTCCTGACATTTTGTATTCCGAACCCGCGGTGGAATGTGACTTTGGTGAATTCACCAAAGTCATCGAAAGCCGACGTTCTGTGCGCCACTATACCAATGAACCGATTCCCGACGCTGTCGTCGAAGAATGCCTGCGCCTGGGGTTGCTGGCGCCGAACTCATCCAACCTGCAACCGTGGGAGTTCTACTGGGTAAAAAGCCCGGACAAACTTCAGCGTTTGAAAGAGTATTGTCTGAACCAGCCCGCCGCCCGCACGGCTCCAACTTTGATTGTCTGCGTAGCCCGTCCGGATCTGTGGCAGCGCGGTCAGAAGATCAACCAGATTTATTTTTCCAACCGACAGGACACACCAAAGAGTGTTCATGCCTACTATAACAAACTGGTGCCTTTTGTTTACGGCAATGGTCCCCTGAACATACTGGCCCCGTTTAAAAGCCTGGCGGTTTTTTTCCTGGGGATGTTTCGTGTGATCCCGCGCGGCCCTTTCGGTCGCAGCGGAAATCTTTTGTGGGCGACAAAAACCACCGCTTTGGCCTGTGAAAACCTGATGCTGGCTTTCCGCGCGGCCGGATATGACAGTTGTCCGATGGAGGGTTTTGACGAGGTCCGGGTAAAAAAACTGCTGAATCTGCCTTCGGGCGCCGCTGTCACAATGATCATCAGTGCCGGAAAAAGATCAGAAAAAGGCATCTATGCCGAACGCATTCGCGGCAGCCAGGATTTATTTATCAAGAAAGTGTAG
- a CDS encoding 3'-5' exonuclease has product MAFRWIGKSADGKSVTLKHLEECKLNTPPYATTSWVRDNADIVRVAAILDVETTGLNQTEDTIIEIGIRQFLFNKNSGEVLAVTKSYSSFQDPGKPISPEIQALTGITDEMVAGKQIDWTAVDALLNECQLIIAHNAKFDRPFIDRRSKTSPERVWACSFKQVEWSDKGFTSPKLELLNIYHGFFTDSHRAINDVDALLYLLSLPDAETQKPYLFELISNARRPMTHVIATSAPFESKDHLKGRGYNWDSINRFWSKIIFKDEVADETKWLEETVYCGPFGGMTRDIALVDGFKS; this is encoded by the coding sequence TTGGCATTTCGTTGGATCGGCAAATCAGCAGACGGTAAATCAGTTACTCTCAAACACCTTGAGGAGTGCAAACTAAACACCCCCCCTTATGCCACCACAAGCTGGGTTCGGGACAATGCCGACATCGTTCGTGTTGCCGCCATCCTGGATGTTGAAACCACAGGTCTAAACCAGACCGAGGACACCATAATCGAAATCGGTATTCGCCAGTTCCTTTTCAACAAAAACTCGGGCGAAGTCCTGGCCGTCACCAAGTCTTACTCCAGCTTCCAGGACCCGGGCAAACCCATCAGCCCCGAAATTCAGGCCCTGACCGGGATCACCGATGAAATGGTCGCGGGCAAGCAGATCGACTGGACTGCCGTGGATGCTCTTTTAAATGAATGCCAGTTGATCATCGCTCACAACGCGAAGTTTGACCGCCCGTTCATCGATCGCAGATCCAAAACATCCCCTGAACGTGTGTGGGCTTGTTCGTTTAAACAGGTTGAATGGTCCGACAAAGGATTCACCAGCCCAAAGCTGGAACTTTTGAATATCTACCACGGATTCTTTACAGATTCCCACCGGGCGATCAACGACGTGGACGCTCTGCTTTACTTGTTAAGCCTTCCTGATGCTGAAACCCAGAAGCCTTATCTTTTTGAACTGATCAGCAATGCCCGTCGTCCCATGACTCATGTCATTGCGACATCCGCGCCGTTTGAATCCAAAGACCACCTGAAGGGTCGCGGCTACAACTGGGACAGCATCAATCGTTTCTGGTCCAAGATCATTTTCAAAGACGAAGTCGCGGACGAAACCAAATGGCTGGAAGAGACCGTGTATTGTGGCCCCTTCGGCGGCATGACCCGCGACATTGCCCTGGTGGATGGGTTTAAAAGTTAG
- a CDS encoding SLC13 family permease has translation MDLHQIMFLIILALALYLFVSEKLGVDMTALLIILSLAVTRILDPKDAFAGFSSEPALIVVAVFVLSAGLSATGLTDAIGNAVSRVAGKNQWTANLVIMTTVAALSAVTHHLMVTAMMLPIVMRLCREQNLPSSRLLIPMATAASLGTTLTLIGAPAFLLANNVLKHSGEPALRLFSVTPLGAVLVGVGFVLILLLLWVLPKTSGRDQQDEKFRIDELFTELVVPQGSRWAGMALPQFQKETEKLFEVVGLKRNGARISTLEAEVQLQEHDVLLVKTSPDELASMDEKMGLALRTVKKYGEEIVGSEDERSKTAEPMIVQALVLPQSSLVGKSVGEIDFVRTMGVIVIGLWRRGGWLYHELSQVRLREGDLVILWGHEHQLDEINAKYSQILMLFPMNVRPKKRVKAKTAALIMVTSVLVAATETLPPHIAFMMGAVAMVLSKCLSVRQAYESIEVKIFVMIAGVIPLGIAMEKTGLATLSAESLARLIAHWDPWVIMMTFFVAAGLLTQILSDAATTVLIAPIAIVFAKNAGVSPTAAVVCVTVGAVASFLTPIGHHGNLLILGPGNYRFVDFLKIGLPLTALIAVVTSFMSLHLWN, from the coding sequence ATGGATTTGCATCAAATCATGTTTTTAATCATTCTGGCTTTGGCGCTGTATTTATTTGTCAGTGAAAAGCTGGGTGTGGATATGACGGCACTCTTAATCATCCTGTCTTTGGCGGTGACCCGCATTTTGGATCCCAAAGACGCCTTTGCCGGCTTTTCCAGCGAGCCAGCCCTGATTGTGGTTGCCGTGTTCGTCCTTTCAGCGGGTCTTTCGGCTACAGGCCTTACCGATGCCATTGGCAATGCTGTTAGCCGGGTTGCGGGAAAGAATCAGTGGACGGCCAATCTCGTAATCATGACGACGGTGGCGGCGCTGTCTGCGGTTACTCATCATTTAATGGTCACGGCCATGATGCTTCCCATAGTGATGCGACTGTGCCGTGAGCAAAACCTGCCTTCGTCCCGGCTGCTGATTCCCATGGCCACGGCGGCCTCGCTGGGAACGACGTTGACCTTGATTGGTGCGCCGGCCTTTTTGCTGGCTAACAACGTGCTAAAACATTCTGGCGAACCCGCACTGCGCCTCTTTTCCGTGACCCCTTTGGGAGCCGTTCTGGTTGGGGTCGGTTTTGTGTTGATTCTGCTTTTGCTTTGGGTTTTGCCAAAGACGTCGGGGCGAGATCAGCAGGATGAAAAATTTCGTATTGATGAGCTATTCACGGAGCTGGTGGTCCCCCAGGGCTCACGTTGGGCAGGTATGGCCCTGCCGCAGTTTCAGAAAGAAACAGAAAAGCTCTTTGAGGTTGTCGGCCTAAAAAGAAACGGGGCCCGGATTTCAACCTTGGAAGCGGAAGTGCAACTGCAGGAGCATGATGTGCTCCTGGTCAAAACCTCGCCGGATGAGCTGGCTTCCATGGATGAAAAAATGGGCCTGGCATTAAGAACGGTGAAAAAGTACGGAGAAGAAATTGTCGGCAGCGAAGACGAGCGCAGCAAAACGGCCGAACCCATGATTGTGCAGGCTTTGGTTCTTCCGCAGTCCTCTTTGGTCGGGAAAAGTGTGGGTGAAATCGATTTCGTGCGCACCATGGGGGTGATTGTAATCGGTCTTTGGCGTCGTGGGGGGTGGTTGTATCACGAGCTTTCTCAGGTGCGTCTGCGTGAAGGGGATCTGGTCATTCTTTGGGGACATGAACATCAGTTGGATGAAATCAATGCCAAGTACAGTCAGATTCTGATGTTGTTCCCGATGAATGTGCGGCCTAAAAAACGGGTCAAGGCCAAGACCGCGGCTCTTATCATGGTGACGTCGGTCCTGGTGGCCGCGACTGAAACTCTGCCTCCGCATATTGCGTTCATGATGGGGGCTGTGGCGATGGTTCTCAGTAAATGTCTTTCCGTGCGCCAGGCTTATGAATCCATCGAAGTGAAGATTTTTGTGATGATCGCAGGGGTCATCCCCTTGGGGATCGCCATGGAAAAAACAGGTCTGGCCACCTTGTCTGCCGAAAGTCTGGCGCGTTTGATTGCGCATTGGGACCCTTGGGTTATTATGATGACCTTCTTCGTGGCAGCCGGCCTGTTGACCCAGATTTTGTCCGACGCTGCAACCACCGTTCTGATTGCGCCCATTGCGATTGTATTTGCAAAAAACGCCGGTGTTTCTCCAACAGCGGCGGTGGTTTGTGTGACCGTCGGAGCCGTTGCGTCTTTCCTGACTCCGATCGGGCACCATGGGAATTTACTGATCTTGGGGCCGGGGAACTACCGCTTCGTCGATTTTCTGAAAATCGGTCTTCCGCTCACGGCCCTGATTGCGGTGGTTACCAGTTTTATGTCCCTGCATCTGTGGAACTAA
- a CDS encoding sensor histidine kinase: MERVFINIIDNALYALNEKFQKNRATFIPELQVELLPGKTLCRLSVRDNGTGIPQNHLPNVCDEFYTTKPPGEGTGLGLWIAKQNVEKNRGSFRILSKENEFTQITIELPSAPRTVEVSL, encoded by the coding sequence ATGGAAAGGGTCTTTATCAACATTATCGACAACGCCCTATATGCCCTGAATGAAAAATTTCAGAAAAACCGCGCCACCTTTATTCCAGAACTGCAAGTCGAGCTTCTGCCAGGCAAGACGTTGTGCCGCCTTTCGGTTCGCGACAATGGCACCGGCATCCCGCAAAACCACCTGCCCAACGTCTGTGATGAATTTTACACCACAAAACCTCCGGGTGAAGGCACCGGCCTGGGACTTTGGATAGCCAAACAAAATGTTGAAAAAAACCGCGGTTCATTCCGTATTCTGAGCAAAGAAAACGAGTTCACCCAAATCACGATAGAGCTTCCCAGCGCCCCCCGCACTGTGGAGGTCAGTTTATGA
- a CDS encoding PilZ domain-containing protein: MMNTQIYITGTNRIPAQLKNEKSFDCTLIDNPYSLRPALQNSDAEKIIVVFLPFLEVRHFDLYSYLQKTTRNVKTFFVVNELSSSMKIRLKSRNDFVVLWKTEEANLLKDIQAHLSGRQLELRQDKREMQESRAMVSPSLLPLGIENRGFQPIMGGAFENISLNGSCLKIKAPFYTKKDFVNLTYQNKEGEYVSVEGQVRWSRWNETEQAQELGVQFLTQA, translated from the coding sequence ATGATGAACACACAAATCTATATCACCGGTACCAACCGCATTCCTGCACAACTGAAAAACGAAAAGAGTTTTGATTGCACACTGATCGACAACCCTTACTCTTTACGACCGGCACTGCAAAACAGCGACGCCGAAAAGATCATTGTCGTATTTTTGCCGTTTTTGGAGGTCCGGCACTTTGACCTGTACAGCTATCTGCAAAAGACCACCCGCAATGTGAAGACCTTCTTTGTGGTGAACGAGCTTTCCAGTTCAATGAAAATCCGCCTGAAGTCCCGCAATGATTTTGTCGTGTTGTGGAAAACCGAAGAAGCCAATCTGCTGAAAGACATCCAGGCCCACCTCAGCGGTCGCCAGTTGGAACTTCGCCAGGACAAGCGCGAAATGCAGGAAAGCAGGGCCATGGTCAGCCCTTCCCTGCTGCCCCTGGGAATAGAAAACCGCGGTTTTCAACCCATCATGGGAGGTGCCTTTGAGAACATTTCGCTTAACGGCTCTTGCCTTAAAATTAAGGCTCCATTCTATACGAAAAAAGACTTTGTCAACCTCACCTACCAAAACAAAGAAGGTGAATATGTCAGCGTCGAGGGACAGGTCCGCTGGTCGCGGTGGAACGAGACTGAGCAAGCTCAGGAACTGGGCGTTCAATTTCTGACCCAAGCCTGA
- a CDS encoding response regulator, with protein MNAPAPLDVVVVDDESSVGALCEMKFRKPIEKGNIRFHFFEDAQSCLNYLENSQRNPGSEVLFTDINMPNVSGFELLTKVKQRFPDIDVYMMSAYDDELSIRKSLNLGAQGYITKPVNYKELISRIEKEYGVTLA; from the coding sequence ATGAATGCTCCAGCACCTCTGGATGTCGTTGTGGTCGATGATGAAAGCAGCGTCGGCGCTTTGTGCGAAATGAAGTTCAGAAAACCGATTGAAAAAGGAAACATTCGCTTTCACTTTTTCGAAGACGCCCAATCCTGCCTGAACTATCTGGAAAACTCCCAAAGAAATCCGGGCTCCGAAGTTTTATTTACTGACATTAATATGCCGAATGTGTCCGGCTTTGAACTGCTTACCAAGGTCAAGCAACGGTTCCCGGATATTGATGTCTATATGATGAGCGCCTATGACGACGAACTCAGCATTAGAAAATCCCTCAACCTTGGAGCGCAGGGCTATATTACGAAGCCTGTAAACTATAAAGAACTCATATCCCGTATCGAAAAAGAATATGGAGTCACCCTGGCTTGA
- the lon gene encoding endopeptidase La, translated as MSYVSGYVPVIPLKNSVLFPDISMPLRIGREKSIAALQKALRDNHWVILLTQKNPNASVDKIEDLYQVGTLAKVESFRMEEDGSYNIFVKAHQRVRLIHSRDSEGHIEAQTEALEDSGRLDKKTEEALLSSLRQLSDDLLDLLPGNTRQIREMIAEIEDLQTLVNMCAAYADINISDKQEILEIPLLKDRALKLLDRLQELKERLKIQRGIRDKLQESFQQNQKESILREQMRVIREELGDHEGEDLFAKFKDKIDKAGMPPEALELAKNQLRRLETSNSASPEYQMIRTHLELMTSLPWNQSSAQQDIDLEAAERVLNEDHYGLEKIKKRILQHLAVMKLRKSQQGSILMFIGPPGVGKTSLGKSIARALGKKYVRVALGGVRDDAEIRGHRRTYIGALPGRIIAGIKKAGENDPVFILDEIDKLTRGFGGDPASAMLEVLDPEQNNTFQDHYLDTPFDLSKVFFIATANSLEGIPLPLLDRMEVIDLSGYTVDEKRQIARSHLWPKQLKEHGLEENQLQITDQALTKLLTHYTREAGVRDLQRKIASICKHMSLKIIKSEGLPLLVEEQDLEDIFGAERFSADMIGSLLPPGVVTGLAWTPVGGDILFIESAQMPGKGNLLLTGQLGEVMQESAKIALTLLKSRLPLLDPLLDFAKKDIHVHVPAGAIPKDGPSAGITMLTSMASMLLNKPVDPKVAMTGEISLRGSVMPVGGIKEKVIAAHRAGVQEILLCKRNEKDLREIPEDIRKDLRFHFVEDVNEVLKITLGVNVPKWDQVQLPPPSPLSSTDAGT; from the coding sequence GTGTCATACGTCTCTGGTTACGTCCCAGTCATTCCTCTGAAGAATTCCGTACTGTTTCCTGACATCAGTATGCCTTTAAGAATCGGACGTGAAAAAAGTATAGCCGCTTTACAAAAAGCCCTGCGCGACAATCACTGGGTGATATTGCTGACGCAGAAGAACCCCAATGCGTCAGTGGATAAAATAGAAGACCTGTATCAGGTCGGAACTCTGGCGAAAGTCGAATCATTCCGCATGGAGGAAGACGGAAGTTACAATATTTTCGTAAAAGCCCACCAGCGCGTTCGCCTGATTCACAGCCGGGATTCTGAAGGCCACATCGAAGCTCAAACCGAAGCCCTGGAGGACTCCGGACGTCTGGATAAAAAGACTGAAGAAGCCCTACTTTCCTCTTTGCGCCAACTCAGCGATGACCTCTTGGACCTTCTGCCCGGGAACACAAGGCAGATCCGTGAGATGATTGCTGAAATTGAAGATCTGCAGACACTCGTAAACATGTGTGCCGCCTATGCAGACATCAATATATCGGACAAACAGGAAATTCTGGAAATTCCACTGTTGAAGGACCGTGCCCTGAAGCTTTTGGACCGCCTGCAGGAATTGAAAGAGCGCCTGAAAATCCAGCGCGGCATCCGCGACAAACTGCAGGAAAGCTTCCAGCAGAACCAAAAAGAAAGCATTCTGCGGGAACAAATGCGCGTGATCCGTGAAGAACTGGGTGACCACGAAGGCGAGGACCTTTTCGCCAAATTCAAAGACAAAATAGACAAAGCAGGAATGCCACCGGAGGCTTTGGAACTTGCCAAGAACCAGTTGCGCCGCCTGGAAACCTCCAACTCGGCGTCACCGGAATATCAGATGATACGCACGCATCTGGAACTGATGACAAGCCTTCCCTGGAACCAGTCGTCAGCACAGCAGGACATCGATCTTGAAGCCGCTGAACGCGTGCTGAATGAGGACCACTATGGTCTGGAGAAAATCAAAAAAAGAATTCTGCAGCATCTGGCAGTCATGAAGCTGCGCAAGTCGCAGCAAGGATCCATTTTGATGTTTATCGGACCTCCGGGCGTGGGTAAAACATCTTTAGGAAAAAGTATCGCCCGTGCCTTGGGTAAAAAATATGTTCGTGTGGCCCTGGGAGGCGTGCGCGATGACGCGGAAATTCGCGGGCATCGTCGCACCTATATCGGTGCCCTGCCAGGACGAATCATAGCCGGAATCAAAAAAGCCGGCGAAAATGATCCGGTCTTTATTCTGGATGAAATCGACAAACTGACCCGGGGCTTCGGCGGTGATCCGGCCAGTGCGATGCTGGAGGTTCTGGACCCAGAACAAAACAACACGTTCCAGGATCACTATCTGGACACACCGTTTGACTTGTCGAAGGTCTTCTTCATTGCGACAGCGAACTCGTTGGAGGGCATACCTCTGCCGCTGCTGGATCGCATGGAAGTGATAGATCTGAGCGGTTACACCGTCGACGAAAAACGCCAGATCGCACGCAGCCATCTGTGGCCGAAGCAGTTGAAAGAACACGGCTTGGAAGAAAATCAGCTGCAGATCACCGACCAGGCACTGACCAAACTTCTGACCCACTACACCCGCGAAGCCGGTGTGCGTGATTTACAAAGAAAAATCGCCAGCATCTGCAAGCACATGAGTCTGAAAATCATCAAATCCGAAGGCCTGCCGCTGCTGGTTGAGGAACAGGATCTGGAGGACATCTTCGGAGCCGAAAGATTCTCGGCCGATATGATTGGCAGCCTGCTGCCACCTGGAGTGGTGACGGGACTTGCCTGGACACCTGTGGGTGGCGATATTCTGTTTATCGAGTCCGCTCAGATGCCCGGCAAAGGCAATCTGCTGCTGACTGGTCAACTGGGTGAGGTCATGCAGGAGTCCGCCAAGATTGCGCTGACCCTGCTGAAGTCGCGCCTGCCTCTGCTGGATCCGTTACTGGACTTCGCCAAGAAAGACATTCACGTGCACGTCCCTGCCGGAGCTATACCGAAAGACGGGCCTTCCGCCGGAATCACCATGCTGACGTCAATGGCATCCATGCTGCTGAACAAGCCGGTGGATCCGAAGGTGGCCATGACCGGAGAGATCTCTTTACGAGGCAGTGTCATGCCCGTGGGCGGGATCAAGGAAAAGGTCATTGCCGCACACCGGGCCGGTGTGCAGGAAATTCTTCTTTGCAAAAGAAACGAAAAAGATCTGAGAGAGATCCCCGAGGACATTCGCAAAGACCTGCGCTTCCACTTCGTTGAGGATGTGAATGAGGTTCTGAAGATCACGTTGGGTGTCAATGTGCCCAAATGGGATCAGGTGCAGCTGCCTCCGCCATCCCCGCTTAGTTCCACAGATGCAGGGACATAA
- a CDS encoding histidine kinase dimerization/phospho-acceptor domain-containing protein produces MENNTLQSLEVIKDIYNVDQLLSGKEYIRELVHRLASALDVKYVMVGHAIEPERKAIQTDFLWANQGFADNVVYSLEDTPCTQVLCGTRVACFTTNVQQMFPKDQMLRDMNVQSYLGAPFLHTDGRLIGLLVIMDDKPFKNLELQTAIVEFFAARISTEYRRLTAEDSLKRINESLERLVNERTSELQKAFASLQATQKQLISQEKLATIGRITFGIAHELKNPLNIIINASELLLDDDLDKESHTRAVEMIQHHSVRASEIITNMLRQARQDTSQEPEWVNFSVLVERALDMFLRSITDIDLKTALVKKNKNRT; encoded by the coding sequence ATGGAAAACAACACACTTCAATCTTTGGAGGTCATCAAGGACATCTACAATGTCGATCAGTTGCTTTCCGGTAAAGAGTACATCCGCGAGCTTGTGCACCGACTTGCTTCTGCCCTCGACGTGAAATACGTGATGGTGGGCCATGCCATTGAACCCGAGCGCAAAGCCATCCAGACCGACTTTTTGTGGGCGAATCAGGGATTTGCTGACAATGTCGTCTATAGCCTGGAAGACACCCCTTGCACCCAGGTTCTTTGTGGAACCCGAGTTGCCTGCTTCACTACGAATGTCCAACAAATGTTCCCGAAAGATCAAATGCTGAGGGATATGAATGTACAGTCCTATCTGGGAGCCCCTTTTTTACACACCGACGGGCGTCTGATTGGCTTGCTGGTCATTATGGACGACAAACCGTTTAAGAACTTGGAGTTACAAACGGCCATCGTCGAATTCTTCGCCGCACGCATCAGCACCGAATACCGCCGGTTGACCGCAGAGGATTCCTTAAAAAGAATCAACGAAAGTCTTGAGCGACTGGTCAACGAACGAACCAGTGAGCTGCAAAAGGCCTTTGCCTCGTTACAAGCGACCCAAAAACAACTGATCTCCCAGGAAAAGCTTGCGACCATCGGACGAATCACCTTCGGTATAGCCCACGAACTGAAAAACCCACTGAACATCATCATCAATGCCTCTGAACTTCTTCTGGATGACGACTTGGATAAAGAATCCCATACGCGCGCAGTTGAAATGATCCAGCACCACAGTGTGCGCGCCAGCGAAATCATCACCAACATGCTAAGACAGGCGCGGCAGGACACCAGTCAAGAACCAGAATGGGTTAACTTTTCAGTTCTGGTGGAGCGGGCATTGGATATGTTCTTGCGCTCGATCACTGACATTGACCTGAAAACCGCACTGGTAAAAAAAAATAAAAATCGAACCTGA